A single Pan troglodytes isolate AG18354 chromosome 19, NHGRI_mPanTro3-v2.0_pri, whole genome shotgun sequence DNA region contains:
- the SRCIN1 gene encoding SRC kinase signaling inhibitor 1 isoform X5, with product MQPWQCLRRFALAWWERTAEGRARSPREEAGPRDPGGRGEPGLQRAAGGKPPGLCSLCLKSPDPERSSPPMLSADDAEYPREYRTLGGGGGGGSGGRRFSNVGLVHTSERRHTVIAAQSLEALSGLQKADADRKRDAFMDHLKSKYPQHALALRGQQDRMREQVGGWTVDPVCLLSSLCSHLHGDSAPSGAGQPAQQPNYWSFKTRSSRHTQGAQPGLADQAAKLSYASAESLETMSEAELPLGFSRMNRFRQSLPLSRSASQTKLRSPGVLFLQFGEETRRVHITHEVSSLDTLHALIAHMFPQKLTMGMLKSPNTAILIKDEARNVFYELEDVRDIQDRSIIKIYRKEPLYAAFPGSHLTNGDLRREMVYASRESSPTRRLNNLSPAPHLASGSPPPGLPSGLPSGLQSGSPSRSRLSYAGGRPPSYAGSPVHHAAERLGGAPAAQGVSPSPSAILERRDVKPDEDLASKAGGMVLVKGEGLYADPYGLLHEGRLSLAAAAGDPFAYPGAGGLYKRGSVRSLSTYSAAALQSDLEDSLYKAAGGGGPLYGDGYGFRLPPSSPQKLADVAAPPGGPPPPHSPYSGPPSRGSPVRQSFRKDSGSSSVFAESPGGKTRSAGSASTAGAPPSELFPGPGERSLVGFGPPVPAKDTETRERMEAMEKQIASLTGLVQSALLRGSEPETPSEKIEGSNGAATPSAPCGSGGRSSGATPVSGPPPPSASSTPAGQPTAVSRLQMQLHLRGLQNSASDLRGQLQQLRKLQLQNQESVRALLKRTEAELSMRVSEAARRQEDPLQRQRTLVEEERLRYLNDEELITQQLNDLEKSVEKIQRDVSHNHRLVPGPELEEKALVLKQLGETLTELKAHFPGLQSKMRVVLRVEVEAVKFLKEEPQRLDGLLKRCRGVTDTLAQIRRQVDEGVWPPPNNLLSQSPKKVAAETDFNKSVDFEMPPPSPPLNLHELSGPAEGASLTPKGGNPTKGLDTPGKRSVDKAVSVEAAERDWEEKRAALTQYSAKDINRLLEETQAELLKAIPDLDCASKAHPGPAPTPDHKPPKAPHGQKAAPRTEPSGRRGSDELTVPRYRTEKPSKSPPPPPPRRSFPSSHGLTTTRTGEVVVTSKKDSAFIKKAESEELEVQKPQVKLRRAVSEVARPASTPPIMASAIKDEDDEDRIIAELEVFERSSVSSLPPTPRRQLIPTLLSPQDLGPPGGSAPGPTRKSGGGSVPPMKVVTPGASRLKAAQGQAGSPDKSKHGKQRAEYMRIQAQQQATKPSKEMSGSNETSSPVSEKPSASRTSIPVLTSFGARNSSISF from the exons ATCCGGAGCGGAGCAGCCCCCCCATGCTGTCTGCGGACGATGCGGAGTACCCGCGGGAGTACCGGACcctggggggcgggggcggcgggggcAGCGGGGGCCGGCGCTTCTCCAACGTGGGGCTGGTGCACACGTCCGAGCGGCGGCACACGGTGATCGCGGCCCAGAGTCTGGAGGCGCTCAGCGGGCTCCAGAAGGCGGACGCCGACCGCAAGCGTGATGCCTTCATGGACCACCTGAAGAGCAAGTACCCACAGCACGCCCTGGCCCTGCGAGGCCAGCAGGACAGGATGCGAGAGCAG GTTGGCGGCTGGACCGTGGACCCCGTGTGCCTCCTCAGCTCCCTCTGCTCCCACCTCCATGGCGACTCCGCCCCCTCCGGGGCTGGCCAGCCGGCCCAG CAGCCAAACTACTGGAGTTTCAAG ACCCGCAGCTCACGCCACACTCAGGGAGCCCAGCCCGGGCTGGCAGACCAGGCGGCAAAGCTGTCCTACGCCTCCGCCGAGTCGCTGGAGACCATGTCGGAGGCCGAGCTGCCCCTGGGCTTCAGCAGGATGAACCGCTTCCGACAGAGCCTGCCTCTCTCCCGCTCGGCCAGCCAGACCAAGCTGCGCTCCCCAG GGGTGCTGTTCCTGCAGTTCGGGGAGGAGACTCGGCGCGTGCACATCACGCACGAGGTCAGCAGCCTGGACACGCTGCACGCACTCATCGCGCACATGTTCCCGCAGAAGCTCACCATGGGCATGCTTAAGTCGCCCAATACCGCCATCCTCATCAAAGACGAGGCTCGCAACGTCTTCTACGAGCTGGAGGACGTCCG GGACATCCAGGACCGCAGTATTATCAAGATCTACAGAAAGGAGCCCCTCTACGCTGCCTTTCCTGGCTCACATCTCACCAACGGGGACCTCCGG agagagatggtgtacgcATCGCGGGAGTCCTCGCCCACGCGGCGCCTCAACAACCTGTCACCAGCGCCGCACCTGGCATCCGGCTCGCCGCCGCCGGGGCTGCCGTCGGGGCTGCCGTCCGGGCTGCAGTCCGGTTCGCCGTCGCGTTCGCGCCTATCGTACGCCGGGGGGCGCCCGCCTTCGTACGCCGGCAGCCCGGTGCACCACGCGGCCGAGAGGCTGGGAGGCGCCCCGGCCGCCCAGGGcgtcagccccagccccagcgccATCCTGGAGCGGCGCGACGTGAAGCCGGACGAGGACCTGGCGAGCAAGGCGGGCGGCATGGTGCTGGTGAAAGGCGAGGGTCTCTATGCTGACCCCTACGGGCTGCTGCACGAGGGCCGTCTGAGCCTGGCCGCGGCCGCCGGCGACCCGTTCGCCTACCCGGGCGCCGGCGGCCTCTACAAGCGCGGCTCGGTGCGCTCGCTCAGCACCTACTCGGCCGCCGCGCTGCAGTCCGATCTGGAGGACTCCCTGTACAaggcggcgggcggcggcggcccgCTGTACGGCGACGGCTACGGCTTCCGCCTGCCGCCTTCGTCACCGCAGAAGCTGGCCGACGTGGCAGCACCCCCCGGAGGTCCCCCGCCACCGCACAGCCCCTACTCGGGGCCGCCCAGCCGCGGCTCGCCAGTGCGCCAGTCCTTCCGCAAGGACTCGGGCTCCTCGTCCGTCTTTGCCGAGAGTCCTGGAGGGAAGACCCGCAGCGCGGGGAGCGCCTCGACGGCCGGAGCTCCCCCTTCGGAGCTCTTCCCTGGGCCTGGGGAACGCTCGCTGGTTGGGTTCGGGCCGCCAGTGCCAGCCAAGGACACGGAGACCAG GGAGCGCATGGAGGCCATGGAGAAGCAGATTGCCAGCCTCACAGGCCTGGTGCAGAGCGCCTTACTGCGAGGCTCTGAGCCTGAGACCCCCAG CGAGAAGATTGAAGGCTCCAATGGAGCAGCCACCCCCTCAGCAC CCTGTGGGTCAGGCGGCCGGAGCAGCGGGGCCACCCCGGTGTCCGGCCCGCCCCCGCCCTCGGCCAGCAGCACCCCCGCAGGGCAGCCTACCGCCGTTAGCCGGCTGCAGATGCAGCTTCACCTGCGAGGCCTGCAGAACAGCGCCAGTGACTTGCGCGGCCAGCTCCAGCAGTTGCGCAAGCTCCAG CTACAGAACCAGGAGTCGGTGCGCGCGCTGCTGAAGCGCACGGAGGCAGAGCTGAGCATGCGCGTGTCGGAGGCGGCGCGGCGGCAGGAGGACCCGCTGCAGCGGCAGCGCACCCTGGTGGAAGAGGAACGGCTGCGCTATCTCAACGACGAGGAGCTTATTACCCAGCAGCTCAA TGACCTGGAGAAATCGGTGGAGAAGATCCAGAGGGACGTGTCCCACAACCACCGGCTGGTGCCCGGCCCTGAGCTGGAGGAGAAGGCACTGGTGCTGAAGCAGCTCGGGGAGACGCTGACAGAGCTCAAGG CTCACTTCCCGGGCCTGCAGAGCAAGATGCGGGTGGTGCTGCGTGTGGAGGTGGAGGCGGTGAAGTTCCTGAAGGAGGAGCCCCAGCGCCTGGATGGGCTCCTCAAGCGCTGCCGCGGGGTCACGGACACGCTGGCCCAGATCCGAAG GCAAGTTGATGAGGGTGTGTGGCCACCCCCCAACAATCTCCTGAGTCAGTCCCCCAAGAAGGTGGCGGCAGAGACTGACTTCAACAAGAGTGTGGACTTCGAAATGCCACCCCCCAGCCCCCCGCTGAACCTGCATGAGCTGAGCGGGCCAGCTGAAGGAGCCTCTCTTACCCCCAAGGGGGGCAACCCCACCAAAGGCCTGGACACTCCTGGCAAGAGAAGCGTGGACAAAGCTGTGTCTGTTGAG GCTGCAGAGCGAGACTGGGAGGAGAAGCGGGCAGCCCTGACCCAGTACAGTGCCAAGGACATCAACCGGCTGCTGGAAGAGACACAggcagagctgctcaaggccATCCCTGACCTGGACTGTGCCAGCAAGGCCCATCCAGGCCCGGCCCCCACTCCAGATCACAAGCCCCCCAAGGCCCCCCACGGCCAGAAGGCAGCCCCCCGAACGGAGCCCAGTGGGAGGAGGGGCTCAG ATGAGTTGACAGTGCCCCGATACCGCACAGAGAAGCCCTCCAAGTCGCCCCCACCGCCCCCTCCCCGCCGGAGCTTCCCCTCCTCCCATGGCCTGACCACCACACGTACCGGAGAGGTGGTGGTCACCAGCAAGAAGGACTCGGCCTTCATCAAG AAGGCTGAGTCCGAGGAGCTGGAGGTGCAGAAGCCCCAGGTGAAGCTGCGCCGGGCTGTGTCTGAGGTGGCCCGCCCGGCCTCCACACCACCCATCATGGCCTCGGCCATCAAGGACGAGGATGACGAGGATCGCATCATCGCAGAGCTAGAG GTGTTTGAGAGAAGCTCAGTGTCTTCCCTCCCCCCCACGCCCCGCCGCCAGCTGATCCCCACCTTGCTGTCCCCCCAGGACCTGGGGCCCCCCGGGGGCTCAGCCCCAGGCCCTACACGGAAG AGTGGCGGAGGCAGTGTACCACCCATGAAGGTGGTGACTCCGGGGGCCTCTCGGCTGAAGGCGGCCCAGGGCCAGGCGGGCAGCCCCGACAAAAGCAAACATGGCAAGCAGAGGGCCGAGTACATGCGGATCCAGGCCCAGCAGCAG
- the SRCIN1 gene encoding SRC kinase signaling inhibitor 1 isoform X7 — MQPWQCLRRFALAWWERTAEGRARSPREEAGPRDPGGRGEPGLQRAAGGKPPGLCSLCLKSPDPERSSPPMLSADDAEYPREYRTLGGGGGGGSGGRRFSNVGLVHTSERRHTVIAAQSLEALSGLQKADADRKRDAFMDHLKSKYPQHALALRGQQDRMREQVGGWTVDPVCLLSSLCSHLHGDSAPSGAGQPAQQPNYWSFKTRSSRHTQGAQPGLADQAAKLSYASAESLETMSEAELPLGFSRMNRFRQSLPLSRSASQTKLRSPGVLFLQFGEETRRVHITHEVSSLDTLHALIAHMFPQKLTMGMLKSPNTAILIKDEARNVFYELEDVRDIQDRSIIKIYRKEPLYAAFPGSHLTNGDLRREMVYASRESSPTRRLNNLSPAPHLASGSPPPGLPSGLPSGLQSGSPSRSRLSYAGGRPPSYAGSPVHHAAERLGGAPAAQGVSPSPSAILERRDVKPDEDLASKAGGMVLVKGEGLYADPYGLLHEGRLSLAAAAGDPFAYPGAGGLYKRGSVRSLSTYSAAALQSDLEDSLYKAAGGGGPLYGDGYGFRLPPSSPQKLADVAAPPGGPPPPHSPYSGPPSRGSPVRQSFRKDSGSSSVFAESPGGKTRSAGSASTAGAPPSELFPGPGERSLVGFGPPVPAKDTETRERMEAMEKQIASLTGLVQSALLRGSEPETPSEKIEGSNGAATPSAPCGSGGRSSGATPVSGPPPPSASSTPAGQPTAVSRLQMQLHLRGLQNSASDLRGQLQQLRKLQLQNQESVRALLKRTEAELSMRVSEAARRQEDPLQRQRTLVEEERLRYLNDEELITQQLNDLEKSVEKIQRDVSHNHRLVPGPELEEKALVLKQLGETLTELKAHFPGLQSKMRVVLRVEVEAVKFLKEEPQRLDGLLKRCRGVTDTLAQIRRQVDEGVWPPPNNLLSQSPKKVAAETDFNKSVDFEMPPPSPPLNLHELSGPAEGASLTPKGGNPTKGLDTPGKRSVDKAVSVEAAERDWEEKRAALTQYSAKDINRLLEETQAELLKAIPDLDCASKAHPGPAPTPDHKPPKAPHGQKAAPRTEPSGRRGSDELTVPRYRTEKPSKSPPPPPPRRSFPSSHGLTTTRTGEVVVTSKKDSAFIKKAESEELEVQKPQVKLRRAVSEVARPASTPPIMASAIKDEDDEDRIIAELESGGGSVPPMKVVTPGASRLKAAQGQAGSPDKSKHGKQRAEYMRIQAQQQATKPSKEMSGSNETSSPVSEKPSASRTSIPVLTSFGARNSSISF, encoded by the exons ATCCGGAGCGGAGCAGCCCCCCCATGCTGTCTGCGGACGATGCGGAGTACCCGCGGGAGTACCGGACcctggggggcgggggcggcgggggcAGCGGGGGCCGGCGCTTCTCCAACGTGGGGCTGGTGCACACGTCCGAGCGGCGGCACACGGTGATCGCGGCCCAGAGTCTGGAGGCGCTCAGCGGGCTCCAGAAGGCGGACGCCGACCGCAAGCGTGATGCCTTCATGGACCACCTGAAGAGCAAGTACCCACAGCACGCCCTGGCCCTGCGAGGCCAGCAGGACAGGATGCGAGAGCAG GTTGGCGGCTGGACCGTGGACCCCGTGTGCCTCCTCAGCTCCCTCTGCTCCCACCTCCATGGCGACTCCGCCCCCTCCGGGGCTGGCCAGCCGGCCCAG CAGCCAAACTACTGGAGTTTCAAG ACCCGCAGCTCACGCCACACTCAGGGAGCCCAGCCCGGGCTGGCAGACCAGGCGGCAAAGCTGTCCTACGCCTCCGCCGAGTCGCTGGAGACCATGTCGGAGGCCGAGCTGCCCCTGGGCTTCAGCAGGATGAACCGCTTCCGACAGAGCCTGCCTCTCTCCCGCTCGGCCAGCCAGACCAAGCTGCGCTCCCCAG GGGTGCTGTTCCTGCAGTTCGGGGAGGAGACTCGGCGCGTGCACATCACGCACGAGGTCAGCAGCCTGGACACGCTGCACGCACTCATCGCGCACATGTTCCCGCAGAAGCTCACCATGGGCATGCTTAAGTCGCCCAATACCGCCATCCTCATCAAAGACGAGGCTCGCAACGTCTTCTACGAGCTGGAGGACGTCCG GGACATCCAGGACCGCAGTATTATCAAGATCTACAGAAAGGAGCCCCTCTACGCTGCCTTTCCTGGCTCACATCTCACCAACGGGGACCTCCGG agagagatggtgtacgcATCGCGGGAGTCCTCGCCCACGCGGCGCCTCAACAACCTGTCACCAGCGCCGCACCTGGCATCCGGCTCGCCGCCGCCGGGGCTGCCGTCGGGGCTGCCGTCCGGGCTGCAGTCCGGTTCGCCGTCGCGTTCGCGCCTATCGTACGCCGGGGGGCGCCCGCCTTCGTACGCCGGCAGCCCGGTGCACCACGCGGCCGAGAGGCTGGGAGGCGCCCCGGCCGCCCAGGGcgtcagccccagccccagcgccATCCTGGAGCGGCGCGACGTGAAGCCGGACGAGGACCTGGCGAGCAAGGCGGGCGGCATGGTGCTGGTGAAAGGCGAGGGTCTCTATGCTGACCCCTACGGGCTGCTGCACGAGGGCCGTCTGAGCCTGGCCGCGGCCGCCGGCGACCCGTTCGCCTACCCGGGCGCCGGCGGCCTCTACAAGCGCGGCTCGGTGCGCTCGCTCAGCACCTACTCGGCCGCCGCGCTGCAGTCCGATCTGGAGGACTCCCTGTACAaggcggcgggcggcggcggcccgCTGTACGGCGACGGCTACGGCTTCCGCCTGCCGCCTTCGTCACCGCAGAAGCTGGCCGACGTGGCAGCACCCCCCGGAGGTCCCCCGCCACCGCACAGCCCCTACTCGGGGCCGCCCAGCCGCGGCTCGCCAGTGCGCCAGTCCTTCCGCAAGGACTCGGGCTCCTCGTCCGTCTTTGCCGAGAGTCCTGGAGGGAAGACCCGCAGCGCGGGGAGCGCCTCGACGGCCGGAGCTCCCCCTTCGGAGCTCTTCCCTGGGCCTGGGGAACGCTCGCTGGTTGGGTTCGGGCCGCCAGTGCCAGCCAAGGACACGGAGACCAG GGAGCGCATGGAGGCCATGGAGAAGCAGATTGCCAGCCTCACAGGCCTGGTGCAGAGCGCCTTACTGCGAGGCTCTGAGCCTGAGACCCCCAG CGAGAAGATTGAAGGCTCCAATGGAGCAGCCACCCCCTCAGCAC CCTGTGGGTCAGGCGGCCGGAGCAGCGGGGCCACCCCGGTGTCCGGCCCGCCCCCGCCCTCGGCCAGCAGCACCCCCGCAGGGCAGCCTACCGCCGTTAGCCGGCTGCAGATGCAGCTTCACCTGCGAGGCCTGCAGAACAGCGCCAGTGACTTGCGCGGCCAGCTCCAGCAGTTGCGCAAGCTCCAG CTACAGAACCAGGAGTCGGTGCGCGCGCTGCTGAAGCGCACGGAGGCAGAGCTGAGCATGCGCGTGTCGGAGGCGGCGCGGCGGCAGGAGGACCCGCTGCAGCGGCAGCGCACCCTGGTGGAAGAGGAACGGCTGCGCTATCTCAACGACGAGGAGCTTATTACCCAGCAGCTCAA TGACCTGGAGAAATCGGTGGAGAAGATCCAGAGGGACGTGTCCCACAACCACCGGCTGGTGCCCGGCCCTGAGCTGGAGGAGAAGGCACTGGTGCTGAAGCAGCTCGGGGAGACGCTGACAGAGCTCAAGG CTCACTTCCCGGGCCTGCAGAGCAAGATGCGGGTGGTGCTGCGTGTGGAGGTGGAGGCGGTGAAGTTCCTGAAGGAGGAGCCCCAGCGCCTGGATGGGCTCCTCAAGCGCTGCCGCGGGGTCACGGACACGCTGGCCCAGATCCGAAG GCAAGTTGATGAGGGTGTGTGGCCACCCCCCAACAATCTCCTGAGTCAGTCCCCCAAGAAGGTGGCGGCAGAGACTGACTTCAACAAGAGTGTGGACTTCGAAATGCCACCCCCCAGCCCCCCGCTGAACCTGCATGAGCTGAGCGGGCCAGCTGAAGGAGCCTCTCTTACCCCCAAGGGGGGCAACCCCACCAAAGGCCTGGACACTCCTGGCAAGAGAAGCGTGGACAAAGCTGTGTCTGTTGAG GCTGCAGAGCGAGACTGGGAGGAGAAGCGGGCAGCCCTGACCCAGTACAGTGCCAAGGACATCAACCGGCTGCTGGAAGAGACACAggcagagctgctcaaggccATCCCTGACCTGGACTGTGCCAGCAAGGCCCATCCAGGCCCGGCCCCCACTCCAGATCACAAGCCCCCCAAGGCCCCCCACGGCCAGAAGGCAGCCCCCCGAACGGAGCCCAGTGGGAGGAGGGGCTCAG ATGAGTTGACAGTGCCCCGATACCGCACAGAGAAGCCCTCCAAGTCGCCCCCACCGCCCCCTCCCCGCCGGAGCTTCCCCTCCTCCCATGGCCTGACCACCACACGTACCGGAGAGGTGGTGGTCACCAGCAAGAAGGACTCGGCCTTCATCAAG AAGGCTGAGTCCGAGGAGCTGGAGGTGCAGAAGCCCCAGGTGAAGCTGCGCCGGGCTGTGTCTGAGGTGGCCCGCCCGGCCTCCACACCACCCATCATGGCCTCGGCCATCAAGGACGAGGATGACGAGGATCGCATCATCGCAGAGCTAGAG AGTGGCGGAGGCAGTGTACCACCCATGAAGGTGGTGACTCCGGGGGCCTCTCGGCTGAAGGCGGCCCAGGGCCAGGCGGGCAGCCCCGACAAAAGCAAACATGGCAAGCAGAGGGCCGAGTACATGCGGATCCAGGCCCAGCAGCAG
- the SRCIN1 gene encoding SRC kinase signaling inhibitor 1 isoform X9, with the protein MQPWQCLRRFALAWWERTAEGRARSPREEAGPRDPGGRGEPDPERSSPPMLSADDAEYPREYRTLGGGGGGGSGGRRFSNVGLVHTSERRHTVIAAQSLEALSGLQKADADRKRDAFMDHLKSKYPQHALALRGQQDRMREQQPNYWSFKTRSSRHTQGAQPGLADQAAKLSYASAESLETMSEAELPLGFSRMNRFRQSLPLSRSASQTKLRSPGVLFLQFGEETRRVHITHEVSSLDTLHALIAHMFPQKLTMGMLKSPNTAILIKDEARNVFYELEDVRDIQDRSIIKIYRKEPLYAAFPGSHLTNGDLRREMVYASRESSPTRRLNNLSPAPHLASGSPPPGLPSGLPSGLQSGSPSRSRLSYAGGRPPSYAGSPVHHAAERLGGAPAAQGVSPSPSAILERRDVKPDEDLASKAGGMVLVKGEGLYADPYGLLHEGRLSLAAAAGDPFAYPGAGGLYKRGSVRSLSTYSAAALQSDLEDSLYKAAGGGGPLYGDGYGFRLPPSSPQKLADVAAPPGGPPPPHSPYSGPPSRGSPVRQSFRKDSGSSSVFAESPGGKTRSAGSASTAGAPPSELFPGPGERSLVGFGPPVPAKDTETRERMEAMEKQIASLTGLVQSALLRGSEPETPSEKIEGSNGAATPSAPCGSGGRSSGATPVSGPPPPSASSTPAGQPTAVSRLQMQLHLRGLQNSASDLRGQLQQLRKLQLQNQESVRALLKRTEAELSMRVSEAARRQEDPLQRQRTLVEEERLRYLNDEELITQQLNDLEKSVEKIQRDVSHNHRLVPGPELEEKALVLKQLGETLTELKAHFPGLQSKMRVVLRVEVEAVKFLKEEPQRLDGLLKRCRGVTDTLAQIRRQVDEGVWPPPNNLLSQSPKKVAAETDFNKSVDFEMPPPSPPLNLHELSGPAEGASLTPKGGNPTKGLDTPGKRSVDKAVSVEAAERDWEEKRAALTQYSAKDINRLLEETQAELLKAIPDLDCASKAHPGPAPTPDHKPPKAPHGQKAAPRTEPSGRRGSDELTVPRYRTEKPSKSPPPPPPRRSFPSSHGLTTTRTGEVVVTSKKDSAFIKKAESEELEVQKPQVKLRRAVSEVARPASTPPIMASAIKDEDDEDRIIAELESGGGSVPPMKVVTPGASRLKAAQGQAGSPDKSKHGKQRAEYMRIQAQQQATKPSKEMSGSNETSSPVSEKPSASRTSIPVLTSFGARNSSISF; encoded by the exons ATCCGGAGCGGAGCAGCCCCCCCATGCTGTCTGCGGACGATGCGGAGTACCCGCGGGAGTACCGGACcctggggggcgggggcggcgggggcAGCGGGGGCCGGCGCTTCTCCAACGTGGGGCTGGTGCACACGTCCGAGCGGCGGCACACGGTGATCGCGGCCCAGAGTCTGGAGGCGCTCAGCGGGCTCCAGAAGGCGGACGCCGACCGCAAGCGTGATGCCTTCATGGACCACCTGAAGAGCAAGTACCCACAGCACGCCCTGGCCCTGCGAGGCCAGCAGGACAGGATGCGAGAGCAG CAGCCAAACTACTGGAGTTTCAAG ACCCGCAGCTCACGCCACACTCAGGGAGCCCAGCCCGGGCTGGCAGACCAGGCGGCAAAGCTGTCCTACGCCTCCGCCGAGTCGCTGGAGACCATGTCGGAGGCCGAGCTGCCCCTGGGCTTCAGCAGGATGAACCGCTTCCGACAGAGCCTGCCTCTCTCCCGCTCGGCCAGCCAGACCAAGCTGCGCTCCCCAG GGGTGCTGTTCCTGCAGTTCGGGGAGGAGACTCGGCGCGTGCACATCACGCACGAGGTCAGCAGCCTGGACACGCTGCACGCACTCATCGCGCACATGTTCCCGCAGAAGCTCACCATGGGCATGCTTAAGTCGCCCAATACCGCCATCCTCATCAAAGACGAGGCTCGCAACGTCTTCTACGAGCTGGAGGACGTCCG GGACATCCAGGACCGCAGTATTATCAAGATCTACAGAAAGGAGCCCCTCTACGCTGCCTTTCCTGGCTCACATCTCACCAACGGGGACCTCCGG agagagatggtgtacgcATCGCGGGAGTCCTCGCCCACGCGGCGCCTCAACAACCTGTCACCAGCGCCGCACCTGGCATCCGGCTCGCCGCCGCCGGGGCTGCCGTCGGGGCTGCCGTCCGGGCTGCAGTCCGGTTCGCCGTCGCGTTCGCGCCTATCGTACGCCGGGGGGCGCCCGCCTTCGTACGCCGGCAGCCCGGTGCACCACGCGGCCGAGAGGCTGGGAGGCGCCCCGGCCGCCCAGGGcgtcagccccagccccagcgccATCCTGGAGCGGCGCGACGTGAAGCCGGACGAGGACCTGGCGAGCAAGGCGGGCGGCATGGTGCTGGTGAAAGGCGAGGGTCTCTATGCTGACCCCTACGGGCTGCTGCACGAGGGCCGTCTGAGCCTGGCCGCGGCCGCCGGCGACCCGTTCGCCTACCCGGGCGCCGGCGGCCTCTACAAGCGCGGCTCGGTGCGCTCGCTCAGCACCTACTCGGCCGCCGCGCTGCAGTCCGATCTGGAGGACTCCCTGTACAaggcggcgggcggcggcggcccgCTGTACGGCGACGGCTACGGCTTCCGCCTGCCGCCTTCGTCACCGCAGAAGCTGGCCGACGTGGCAGCACCCCCCGGAGGTCCCCCGCCACCGCACAGCCCCTACTCGGGGCCGCCCAGCCGCGGCTCGCCAGTGCGCCAGTCCTTCCGCAAGGACTCGGGCTCCTCGTCCGTCTTTGCCGAGAGTCCTGGAGGGAAGACCCGCAGCGCGGGGAGCGCCTCGACGGCCGGAGCTCCCCCTTCGGAGCTCTTCCCTGGGCCTGGGGAACGCTCGCTGGTTGGGTTCGGGCCGCCAGTGCCAGCCAAGGACACGGAGACCAG GGAGCGCATGGAGGCCATGGAGAAGCAGATTGCCAGCCTCACAGGCCTGGTGCAGAGCGCCTTACTGCGAGGCTCTGAGCCTGAGACCCCCAG CGAGAAGATTGAAGGCTCCAATGGAGCAGCCACCCCCTCAGCAC CCTGTGGGTCAGGCGGCCGGAGCAGCGGGGCCACCCCGGTGTCCGGCCCGCCCCCGCCCTCGGCCAGCAGCACCCCCGCAGGGCAGCCTACCGCCGTTAGCCGGCTGCAGATGCAGCTTCACCTGCGAGGCCTGCAGAACAGCGCCAGTGACTTGCGCGGCCAGCTCCAGCAGTTGCGCAAGCTCCAG CTACAGAACCAGGAGTCGGTGCGCGCGCTGCTGAAGCGCACGGAGGCAGAGCTGAGCATGCGCGTGTCGGAGGCGGCGCGGCGGCAGGAGGACCCGCTGCAGCGGCAGCGCACCCTGGTGGAAGAGGAACGGCTGCGCTATCTCAACGACGAGGAGCTTATTACCCAGCAGCTCAA TGACCTGGAGAAATCGGTGGAGAAGATCCAGAGGGACGTGTCCCACAACCACCGGCTGGTGCCCGGCCCTGAGCTGGAGGAGAAGGCACTGGTGCTGAAGCAGCTCGGGGAGACGCTGACAGAGCTCAAGG CTCACTTCCCGGGCCTGCAGAGCAAGATGCGGGTGGTGCTGCGTGTGGAGGTGGAGGCGGTGAAGTTCCTGAAGGAGGAGCCCCAGCGCCTGGATGGGCTCCTCAAGCGCTGCCGCGGGGTCACGGACACGCTGGCCCAGATCCGAAG GCAAGTTGATGAGGGTGTGTGGCCACCCCCCAACAATCTCCTGAGTCAGTCCCCCAAGAAGGTGGCGGCAGAGACTGACTTCAACAAGAGTGTGGACTTCGAAATGCCACCCCCCAGCCCCCCGCTGAACCTGCATGAGCTGAGCGGGCCAGCTGAAGGAGCCTCTCTTACCCCCAAGGGGGGCAACCCCACCAAAGGCCTGGACACTCCTGGCAAGAGAAGCGTGGACAAAGCTGTGTCTGTTGAG GCTGCAGAGCGAGACTGGGAGGAGAAGCGGGCAGCCCTGACCCAGTACAGTGCCAAGGACATCAACCGGCTGCTGGAAGAGACACAggcagagctgctcaaggccATCCCTGACCTGGACTGTGCCAGCAAGGCCCATCCAGGCCCGGCCCCCACTCCAGATCACAAGCCCCCCAAGGCCCCCCACGGCCAGAAGGCAGCCCCCCGAACGGAGCCCAGTGGGAGGAGGGGCTCAG ATGAGTTGACAGTGCCCCGATACCGCACAGAGAAGCCCTCCAAGTCGCCCCCACCGCCCCCTCCCCGCCGGAGCTTCCCCTCCTCCCATGGCCTGACCACCACACGTACCGGAGAGGTGGTGGTCACCAGCAAGAAGGACTCGGCCTTCATCAAG AAGGCTGAGTCCGAGGAGCTGGAGGTGCAGAAGCCCCAGGTGAAGCTGCGCCGGGCTGTGTCTGAGGTGGCCCGCCCGGCCTCCACACCACCCATCATGGCCTCGGCCATCAAGGACGAGGATGACGAGGATCGCATCATCGCAGAGCTAGAG AGTGGCGGAGGCAGTGTACCACCCATGAAGGTGGTGACTCCGGGGGCCTCTCGGCTGAAGGCGGCCCAGGGCCAGGCGGGCAGCCCCGACAAAAGCAAACATGGCAAGCAGAGGGCCGAGTACATGCGGATCCAGGCCCAGCAGCAG